The following proteins are co-located in the Komagataeibacter sp. FNDCF1 genome:
- the tldD gene encoding metalloprotease TldD — translation MPSSLQGLTPLAATDALFYERAGARLGRPDAERLVNQALTGMDDGELFLEYRESEAISLDEGVIRSATFDTSSGFGLRAVLEEETGFAHSDEISESAIRRATETVTQIRAGRSGTLAVGPRATNHRLYPDINPLAEGTFASRAAMLSELDAYARARDPRVVQVMASLSAEWQAVQIIRPDGQRMADIRPLVRMNVSVVVEQDGRRESGGHGLGGRYAYTRLLAPQVWQGAVDEALRMALVNLEARPAPAGEMEVVLGAGWPGILLHEAVGHGLEGDFNRKGTSAFAGLMGRRVAAPGVTVVDDGTLPERRGSLTIDDEGTPTGRTVMIEDGILTGYLQDRLNARLMGVPATGNGRRQSYAHAPMPRMTNTIMLGGDATTEDMIRSTKRGLYAVNFGGGQVDITSGKFVFAASEAYLIEDGKVTSPVRGATLIGNGADAMTKVTMIGGEPALDPGIGTCGKSGQGVPVGVGQPTLKMTGLTVGGTGG, via the coding sequence ATGCCCTCATCCCTTCAGGGTCTTACCCCGCTGGCTGCAACCGATGCCCTGTTTTACGAACGTGCGGGCGCGCGCCTTGGCCGCCCGGATGCCGAGCGTCTGGTCAACCAGGCGCTCACGGGCATGGATGATGGCGAGCTTTTCCTAGAATATCGTGAAAGCGAGGCAATTTCCCTTGATGAAGGCGTGATCCGCTCCGCAACGTTCGATACGTCATCCGGCTTCGGTCTGCGCGCCGTGCTGGAGGAGGAAACCGGCTTCGCCCATTCCGATGAAATCAGTGAAAGCGCGATCCGCCGCGCGACCGAGACCGTAACCCAGATCCGTGCCGGTCGTAGCGGCACGCTGGCCGTGGGGCCGCGCGCGACCAACCACCGCCTGTATCCTGACATCAACCCGCTGGCGGAGGGCACGTTCGCCTCCCGCGCGGCCATGCTGTCCGAACTTGATGCCTATGCCCGTGCGCGTGACCCGCGCGTGGTGCAGGTCATGGCGTCCCTCTCGGCGGAATGGCAGGCCGTGCAGATCATCCGCCCCGACGGCCAGCGCATGGCCGATATCCGCCCGCTGGTGCGCATGAACGTATCGGTGGTGGTGGAGCAGGACGGGCGGCGCGAAAGTGGCGGCCACGGCCTGGGCGGGCGTTATGCCTATACCCGCCTGCTGGCGCCGCAGGTGTGGCAGGGCGCGGTGGATGAGGCCCTGCGCATGGCGCTGGTCAACCTGGAAGCCCGTCCGGCCCCCGCGGGCGAGATGGAAGTGGTGCTGGGGGCCGGCTGGCCCGGCATCCTGCTGCATGAGGCGGTGGGCCACGGGCTGGAAGGTGATTTCAACCGCAAGGGGACCTCGGCCTTCGCCGGGCTGATGGGCAGGCGGGTGGCGGCACCGGGTGTTACCGTGGTGGATGACGGCACCCTGCCCGAACGCCGGGGCAGCCTGACCATCGATGATGAAGGCACCCCCACCGGCCGCACCGTGATGATCGAGGACGGCATCCTGACCGGCTACCTGCAGGACCGGCTCAATGCCCGGCTGATGGGCGTGCCGGCCACGGGTAACGGGCGGCGGCAGTCCTATGCCCATGCGCCCATGCCACGCATGACCAACACCATCATGCTGGGTGGTGACGCCACGACCGAGGACATGATCCGCAGCACGAAGCGCGGGCTGTATGCGGTCAATTTCGGCGGTGGGCAGGTGGATATCACGTCCGGCAAGTTCGTGTTCGCCGCATCCGAGGCCTACCTGATCGAGGACGGAAAGGTCACATCCCCCGTGCGCGGCGCCACCCTGATCGGCAATGGCGCGGATGCCATGACCAAGGTTACCATGATTGGTGGCGAACCCGCACTGGACCCCGGCATTGGCACTTGCGGCAAGTCGGGGCAGGGCGTGCCGGTGGGCGTTGGCCAGCCCACGCTCAAGATGACCGGCCTGACCGTGGGCGGCACGGGCGGCTGA
- a CDS encoding LapA family protein: protein MIRLFITLPVIVALIVFAACNQAPVELSWLEWKWTSSPGVLALLVAALFYATGSASVWIVVLRQMRRARRAEQELRTLRARLPENDVTTPRTPGLASAPASSPMVQAYAAGQATPAQPAPVAEGTAVTESPVTPERPPAS, encoded by the coding sequence ATGATACGTCTTTTCATTACCCTGCCCGTCATCGTGGCACTGATCGTTTTCGCGGCCTGCAATCAGGCGCCGGTGGAACTGTCATGGCTGGAATGGAAATGGACGTCATCACCCGGCGTGCTGGCCCTGCTGGTGGCCGCCCTGTTCTATGCCACCGGGTCGGCCAGTGTCTGGATCGTGGTGCTGCGCCAGATGCGCCGCGCCCGCCGCGCCGAACAGGAACTGCGCACCCTGCGTGCTCGCCTGCCGGAAAATGACGTGACCACGCCCCGGACGCCGGGGCTGGCTTCGGCCCCGGCCAGTTCACCCATGGTGCAGGCCTATGCGGCGGGGCAGGCCACGCCAGCGCAACCGGCGCCAGTGGCCGAGGGCACTGCGGTAACGGAGTCCCCCGTCACGCCGGAACGTCCCCCGGCTTCCTGA
- the mutY gene encoding A/G-specific adenine glycosylase: MARRGGSGGVGAFFRLLPGGWFVINGSVSPSAADLLRWYDRHRRTLPWRALPGQSADPYRVWLSEIMLQQTTVTAVIPYFDRFLAAFPDVTALARAPQDRVMTLWAGLGYYARARNLHACAQVVAGRGGRFPDTVEGLLELPGIGTYTAAAIAAIAFGRPVVPVDGNVERVTTRLFALTDPLPAARRAIARQAMTLNDDAPARARPSDFAQALFDLGAGICTPRTPACVLCPWRDACAANRQGIAATLPRRAAKAARPVRHGVHFCLTDAAGGLLLVRRPEKGLLGGMMGLPGPHWRDAPWLPAEALAHAPAAPRLRPQWQKVGQVKHVFTHFTLLVDVYAARVDTFPNSLVGAEGMVHPAGDGAVALPSLMRKCVALAQAAHVFD; this comes from the coding sequence ATGGCCCGCCGTGGCGGCTCTGGCGGGGTGGGGGCATTCTTTCGCTTGCTGCCGGGCGGCTGGTTCGTCATAAACGGGTCCGTGTCACCTTCTGCTGCCGATCTGTTACGCTGGTATGACCGGCACCGTCGCACTCTGCCATGGCGCGCCCTGCCGGGCCAGAGTGCAGACCCCTATCGGGTCTGGTTAAGTGAGATCATGCTGCAGCAGACTACCGTCACGGCGGTCATTCCCTATTTCGACCGCTTCCTTGCGGCATTCCCCGATGTAACGGCGCTGGCCCGTGCCCCGCAGGATCGCGTCATGACGCTGTGGGCGGGCCTGGGCTACTACGCCCGCGCCCGGAACCTGCATGCCTGCGCGCAGGTCGTGGCCGGACGGGGCGGCCGGTTTCCCGATACGGTGGAGGGGCTGCTGGAACTGCCGGGAATCGGAACCTATACCGCCGCCGCGATTGCAGCCATCGCCTTTGGCCGCCCCGTCGTGCCGGTGGACGGGAACGTGGAACGCGTGACCACGCGCCTTTTTGCCCTGACCGATCCGCTGCCCGCCGCCCGCAGGGCCATAGCCCGGCAGGCCATGACACTTAACGACGATGCGCCGGCCCGTGCCCGCCCGTCCGATTTCGCGCAGGCGCTGTTTGACCTGGGGGCGGGGATCTGCACGCCGCGCACGCCTGCCTGCGTGCTGTGCCCGTGGCGGGACGCCTGTGCCGCGAACCGGCAGGGAATCGCGGCTACCCTGCCGCGCCGCGCGGCAAAGGCGGCGCGCCCGGTGCGCCACGGGGTACATTTCTGCCTGACGGATGCGGCTGGTGGGCTGCTGCTGGTCCGTCGCCCTGAAAAAGGGCTGCTGGGTGGCATGATGGGCCTGCCCGGCCCGCACTGGCGTGATGCGCCATGGCTTCCGGCCGAGGCCCTCGCCCACGCACCCGCGGCCCCCCGCCTGCGTCCGCAATGGCAAAAAGTGGGGCAGGTCAAACATGTATTCACCCATTTCACCCTGCTGGTCGATGTCTATGCCGCCCGTGTGGATACATTTCCCAACAGCCTGGTCGGGGCGGAGGGCATGGTCCACCCTGCGGGGGACGGCGCCGTCGCGCTGCCCTCGCTCATGCGCAAATGTGTGGCGCTGGCGCAGGCCGCGCATGTTTTTGATTGA
- a CDS encoding DUF721 domain-containing protein: MRARSMAALLPAISRPVFRRQSPAAVQVMTDWADIVGPHLAAMTVPRRLSAGTLTVACSGPVAMELQHLAPTVIARINTTCGQGVVSRLKMVQDMTVQPRPQVPPQRPAPPPPVRIDDMPDGPLKDALERLGGWVSTRRGPGRR; the protein is encoded by the coding sequence ATGCGCGCGCGCAGCATGGCGGCACTCCTGCCCGCGATCAGCCGTCCCGTCTTTCGCAGGCAGTCCCCCGCCGCCGTGCAGGTCATGACGGACTGGGCGGATATTGTCGGCCCCCACCTTGCGGCCATGACCGTCCCGCGCCGGCTGAGTGCCGGAACCCTTACGGTCGCCTGCTCGGGGCCCGTGGCGATGGAACTGCAGCACCTGGCCCCCACCGTTATCGCGCGCATCAACACCACATGCGGCCAGGGCGTGGTCAGCCGTCTGAAGATGGTGCAGGACATGACCGTGCAGCCCCGCCCGCAGGTCCCGCCACAACGCCCCGCCCCCCCGCCACCGGTGCGGATTGACGACATGCCGGACGGCCCGCTGAAGGACGCGCTGGAACGGCTGGGCGGGTGGGTAAGCACGCGGCGCGGTCCGGGGCGACGATAG
- a CDS encoding pyridoxine 5'-phosphate synthase, which produces MSTFPCATIRLGVNIDHVATVRNARGGTHPDPVLAALLAQQSGADGITAHLREDRRHIRDADLERLRAELSIPLNMEMAATAEMTTIATRLRPHACCLVPERRQEVTTEGGLDVRGQAGSLAPRIARMRDAGIRVSLFIDPDAAQIETAAQLGAAVVELHTGAYADAADDTARAVELGRLATGAEHAARCGLEVHAGHGLTYGNVSPIAALPQVMELNIGHFLIGQAIFDGLPAVIRHMKAVMAAARSA; this is translated from the coding sequence ATGAGCACATTCCCTTGCGCCACGATCCGGCTGGGCGTGAACATCGACCACGTGGCCACGGTGCGCAACGCGCGTGGCGGCACGCATCCGGACCCGGTGCTGGCGGCGCTGCTGGCCCAGCAATCCGGGGCGGACGGCATTACCGCCCATCTGCGTGAGGACCGTCGCCATATCCGCGATGCGGACCTTGAACGCCTGCGCGCGGAACTTTCCATTCCACTGAACATGGAAATGGCGGCCACCGCGGAAATGACCACCATCGCCACCCGCCTGCGCCCGCATGCCTGCTGCCTGGTGCCCGAGCGGCGGCAGGAAGTCACGACCGAAGGGGGGCTGGACGTGCGCGGGCAGGCAGGCAGCCTTGCCCCACGCATTGCCCGCATGCGCGATGCGGGGATCCGGGTCTCCCTGTTCATCGACCCCGATGCCGCGCAGATCGAAACCGCAGCGCAACTGGGGGCCGCCGTGGTGGAACTGCATACCGGCGCCTATGCCGATGCGGCGGATGACACCGCGCGCGCCGTGGAACTGGGCCGCCTGGCCACCGGGGCGGAGCACGCGGCGCGGTGTGGGCTGGAGGTCCATGCGGGCCATGGCCTGACCTACGGGAACGTCAGCCCGATCGCGGCGCTGCCGCAGGTGATGGAACTGAACATCGGGCATTTCCTGATCGGTCAGGCCATCTTTGACGGGTTGCCCGCCGTGATCCGCCACATGAAGGCGGTAATGGCGGCGGCACGAAGTGCTTGA
- a CDS encoding M20/M25/M40 family metallo-hydrolase, which produces MTSSSPSLAPVLEQADRTLDAALERLFTFLRIPSISTQPEHADDCRRAAAWLRDQLDELGFDVTLHATPGHPILVAHDRTPPAGPHVLFYGHYDVQPVDPLNLWDSGPFEPKLVTGTNGAKRIVARGASDDKGQVMTFIEAIRAIRATTGTMPVRISLLIEGEEECGGPSLVPFMDSHRDELRADVGLICDTAMLPGVPAVTTTLRGMLGEEIHLRCASRDLHSGVYGNAARNPAELLCGILSSIRDGETGRVVLPGFYTGVEEPPAALRARWREIAPDDATFLGEVGLSVPVGEKGYTAIEQTWCRPSFEINGISSGYTGEGFKTVLPGEAVAKVSFRLVAGQDPVHIRQAFCAHVRAMLPADCTVTFTPCGGSTASALPDDAFGLQPTLRALGDEWNTPAVTIGCGGSIPVAGDMQRILGMPALLVGFALDDDRAHSPNEKYELTSFHKGMRSWVRILHAMVRHDG; this is translated from the coding sequence ATGACCAGTTCCTCCCCTTCCCTTGCTCCCGTTCTGGAACAGGCGGACCGCACGCTTGATGCGGCGCTGGAGCGGCTGTTCACCTTCCTGCGCATTCCCAGCATTTCCACCCAGCCCGAACATGCGGATGACTGCAGGCGGGCGGCGGCGTGGCTGCGTGACCAGCTTGACGAACTCGGGTTCGACGTGACCCTGCACGCGACACCCGGCCACCCCATTCTGGTCGCCCATGACCGGACGCCACCTGCCGGCCCGCATGTGCTGTTCTATGGCCATTACGACGTGCAGCCCGTCGACCCGCTGAACCTGTGGGACAGCGGCCCGTTCGAGCCGAAACTGGTGACCGGCACGAATGGCGCAAAACGCATCGTCGCGCGCGGGGCATCGGACGACAAGGGTCAGGTGATGACCTTCATCGAGGCCATCCGCGCCATCCGCGCCACCACGGGCACCATGCCGGTGCGCATCTCGCTCCTGATCGAGGGGGAGGAGGAATGCGGCGGCCCCAGCCTGGTTCCCTTCATGGACAGCCATCGTGACGAACTGCGCGCCGATGTGGGGCTGATCTGCGATACCGCCATGCTGCCCGGCGTGCCTGCCGTCACCACCACGCTACGCGGCATGCTGGGGGAGGAAATCCATCTGCGCTGCGCAAGCCGTGACCTGCATTCCGGCGTGTACGGCAATGCCGCGCGCAACCCGGCGGAACTGCTGTGCGGCATCCTGTCCTCCATCCGTGACGGGGAAACCGGCCGTGTCGTACTGCCCGGATTCTATACGGGCGTGGAAGAGCCCCCGGCCGCGCTGCGTGCGCGCTGGCGCGAGATCGCGCCCGATGACGCGACCTTCCTGGGTGAGGTCGGGCTGTCCGTCCCGGTGGGTGAGAAGGGTTATACCGCCATCGAACAGACATGGTGCCGCCCCAGCTTCGAGATCAACGGCATTTCCAGCGGCTATACCGGCGAAGGGTTCAAGACCGTGCTGCCGGGCGAGGCGGTGGCCAAGGTCTCGTTCCGGCTGGTGGCGGGGCAGGACCCCGTCCATATCCGGCAGGCCTTCTGTGCCCATGTCCGCGCCATGCTGCCCGCCGACTGCACGGTGACCTTCACCCCCTGTGGCGGGTCGACCGCCAGCGCGCTGCCCGATGACGCGTTCGGCCTGCAGCCGACCCTGCGCGCACTGGGGGATGAATGGAACACGCCTGCCGTGACCATTGGCTGTGGCGGCTCGATCCCGGTGGCGGGCGACATGCAGCGCATACTGGGCATGCCCGCCCTGCTGGTGGGTTTTGCGCTGGATGATGACCGTGCCCATTCGCCTAACGAAAAATATGAACTGACTTCCTTCCACAAGGGCATGCGCTCGTGGGTCCGTATCCTGCATGCCATGGTGCGGCACGATGGCTGA
- the hemH gene encoding ferrochelatase, with amino-acid sequence MTFITVHRAAQYQAAAPRVGVLLSNLGTPDGTGYAAVRRYLAEFLSDRRIIEASPLIWKPILYGPVLTFRPRKSGEAYHRIWHHDRDESPLRTYTREQAQQLGARLAADDVPVAWGMRYGTPSIRQGVHELVQQGCDRILLAPLYPQYSATTTATANDQAFRVLMRMRNQPAIRTLPAFADHPAYIAALGRSIAARLGTLDFTPQMIVASFHGLPKVYVDKGDTYAAECARTITALRRAMGYDAQMMPLTFQSRFGPAKWLEPYTAPFIESLPARGIERIAVITPGFISDCIETLDEIGNEAGDAFIKAGGKELALIPCLNDSPDAIDLLEILVREQLQGWLPGPRAAHGPAA; translated from the coding sequence ATGACATTCATTACCGTACATCGCGCGGCGCAATACCAGGCCGCCGCGCCACGCGTCGGGGTGCTGCTGAGCAATCTTGGCACCCCGGATGGTACCGGCTACGCCGCCGTGCGGCGCTATCTGGCCGAATTCCTGTCGGACCGCCGCATTATCGAAGCCAGTCCCCTGATCTGGAAGCCGATCCTGTACGGGCCGGTCCTGACGTTCCGCCCGCGCAAGTCGGGCGAGGCCTATCACCGGATCTGGCATCATGACCGTGATGAAAGTCCGCTACGGACCTATACCCGCGAACAGGCGCAGCAACTGGGCGCGCGGCTGGCGGCGGATGACGTGCCGGTGGCATGGGGCATGCGCTATGGCACCCCGTCCATCAGGCAGGGGGTGCATGAACTGGTCCAGCAGGGCTGTGACCGCATCCTGCTCGCCCCGCTTTACCCGCAGTACAGCGCCACCACCACGGCTACGGCCAATGACCAGGCTTTCCGCGTGCTCATGCGCATGCGCAACCAGCCCGCCATCCGCACCCTGCCTGCCTTTGCGGATCATCCAGCCTATATCGCGGCACTGGGCCGCTCGATTGCCGCGCGGCTCGGAACACTGGATTTCACGCCGCAGATGATCGTGGCATCCTTCCACGGGCTGCCCAAGGTATATGTGGACAAGGGCGATACCTACGCCGCTGAATGCGCACGCACCATAACCGCCCTGCGCCGCGCCATGGGGTATGATGCGCAGATGATGCCCCTGACGTTCCAGTCCCGCTTCGGTCCGGCAAAATGGCTGGAACCCTATACCGCACCGTTTATCGAATCCCTGCCCGCGCGTGGCATCGAGCGTATTGCCGTGATTACCCCCGGCTTCATTTCCGACTGTATCGAAACGCTGGATGAAATCGGGAACGAGGCAGGCGACGCATTTATCAAAGCCGGGGGCAAGGAACTGGCGCTGATCCCGTGCCTGAACGATTCCCCCGATGCCATCGACCTGCTTGAAATCCTTGTGCGTGAGCAGTTGCAGGGCTGGCTGCCCGGCCCACGGGCTGCGCACGGGCCCGCCGCCTGA
- the pyrF gene encoding orotidine-5'-phosphate decarboxylase, translating to MHGRSTRLIIALDTKDTAQATRWRQDTASHVGAVKLGLEFTYARGLEAVRAVAGDSPLFLDLKLHDIPNTVASAIGSLAAVRPAMLTIHASGGRAMIAAARAAVDATFPENARPLLLAVTVLTSMDAAALHETGVTGSVEAQVVRLGRLAIESGADGLVCSSHEIAPLRQALGDGPVLVVPGIRPAGSAVGDQKRVMTPAQARAAGADWIVVGRPITRATDPAAAAAAIARELSA from the coding sequence ATGCATGGACGGTCCACCCGCCTGATTATTGCCCTCGATACCAAGGATACGGCGCAGGCCACGCGCTGGCGGCAGGATACGGCCAGCCATGTGGGCGCGGTCAAGCTGGGGCTGGAGTTCACCTATGCCCGTGGATTGGAAGCCGTGCGCGCGGTCGCGGGTGACAGCCCGCTGTTCCTTGACCTGAAGCTGCACGATATTCCCAACACGGTTGCATCCGCCATTGGCAGCCTTGCCGCCGTGCGGCCTGCCATGCTGACCATCCATGCATCGGGGGGGCGGGCCATGATTGCGGCGGCCCGCGCCGCAGTGGATGCGACCTTTCCGGAAAATGCCCGTCCGCTGCTTCTGGCCGTGACCGTGCTGACCAGCATGGATGCGGCTGCCCTGCATGAAACCGGGGTCACGGGCAGCGTGGAGGCACAGGTGGTGCGCCTCGGGCGGCTGGCCATCGAATCGGGTGCGGATGGACTGGTCTGCTCCTCGCACGAGATCGCGCCATTGCGGCAGGCACTGGGTGACGGGCCTGTACTGGTAGTGCCGGGCATCCGTCCCGCCGGGAGCGCCGTGGGGGACCAGAAGCGTGTGATGACCCCGGCACAGGCCCGTGCGGCAGGGGCTGACTGGATCGTGGTGGGTCGTCCCATCACCCGTGCCACCGACCCGGCCGCTGCCGCTGCCGCCATCGCGCGCGAACTGTCGGCCTGA
- a CDS encoding glycosyltransferase family 39 protein, which produces MPHVVFIASHVSLSSNEGWNAYLARSAMGLDPVPLYPPADQMVFNNYPPSSFYIVGLFGWLLGDMIVAGRIISLLALLACAGAAGRLVRICGGTRTGAWFAGLLVVLYSAVFYSDYVAMDDPQWLGQAIVMLGFLLLLGKGCGPGQITTWRSFGAGCLMVAGLTVKHNILALPVATFVWLLLVDWRRAMSWLSGCLLATCVLGGMFYAAFGPDFIHGVFGHKRVFYLHGMLKGVGNTLGLAGMAVSCVFLRRMRLPGRFGLLLGLFVFLSIASAIVQRMGMGVSHNSCFEALVAVALCAGLAVSYLQGKAGGPPGRLPARTVLAGMVGLNLLPVVVSLPGYLPYLYRTTAADIARHQGAWNETITAVHDIDGSVACETLALCYWAHKPAVIDFFNYSQHVAVTHDATALERAVNRRDIAAFVSSSRFGAPGDVWEFSDLWRIVRTRYTHVRLQGAAYIVTP; this is translated from the coding sequence TTGCCGCATGTCGTATTTATTGCCAGCCATGTCTCGTTATCCAGTAACGAAGGCTGGAATGCCTATCTGGCCCGCAGCGCCATGGGGCTGGACCCTGTGCCGCTTTACCCGCCGGCGGATCAGATGGTGTTCAACAACTATCCGCCCAGTTCCTTTTATATCGTAGGTCTGTTTGGCTGGCTGCTGGGCGACATGATCGTGGCGGGGCGCATCATTTCGCTGCTGGCGCTGCTTGCATGCGCCGGTGCGGCGGGGCGGCTTGTCCGCATCTGTGGCGGCACACGGACCGGGGCATGGTTCGCGGGACTGCTGGTGGTCCTCTACAGCGCGGTCTTCTACAGCGATTATGTTGCCATGGATGACCCGCAATGGCTGGGGCAGGCCATTGTCATGCTGGGGTTCCTGCTGCTGCTGGGCAAGGGATGCGGACCGGGGCAGATCACCACGTGGCGGTCTTTTGGCGCGGGCTGCCTGATGGTGGCCGGGCTGACGGTCAAGCATAACATACTCGCCCTGCCGGTCGCGACCTTCGTGTGGCTGCTGCTGGTCGACTGGCGTCGCGCCATGTCCTGGCTGTCAGGCTGCCTGCTGGCCACCTGCGTGCTGGGGGGCATGTTCTATGCAGCCTTCGGGCCCGATTTCATTCATGGTGTCTTTGGTCACAAGCGGGTTTTCTACCTGCATGGCATGCTCAAGGGCGTGGGCAACACGCTGGGGCTGGCTGGCATGGCGGTGTCGTGCGTGTTCCTGCGCCGGATGCGCCTGCCCGGCCGCTTCGGCCTGCTGCTGGGGCTGTTCGTGTTCCTGTCGATTGCATCGGCCATCGTGCAGCGCATGGGCATGGGGGTATCGCACAATTCCTGTTTCGAGGCGCTGGTCGCCGTGGCCCTGTGCGCGGGGCTTGCGGTGTCGTACCTGCAGGGGAAAGCGGGCGGGCCGCCTGGCCGCCTGCCCGCACGCACCGTCCTGGCCGGAATGGTGGGGCTGAACCTGCTGCCCGTGGTGGTCAGCCTGCCGGGCTACCTGCCCTACCTGTATCGCACGACTGCGGCCGACATCGCCCGGCATCAAGGGGCATGGAACGAAACGATTACCGCCGTGCACGATATTGATGGCAGCGTGGCGTGCGAGACACTGGCCCTGTGTTACTGGGCGCACAAGCCCGCGGTGATCGATTTTTTCAACTACTCCCAGCATGTTGCGGTCACGCATGACGCGACGGCGCTGGAGCGGGCCGTGAACCGGCGCGACATCGCGGCATTCGTGAGCAGTTCCCGCTTTGGCGCGCCGGGCGATGTGTGGGAGTTCTCGGATCTGTGGCGTATTGTCCGCACGCGTTATACCCATGTGCGCCTGCAGGGTGCGGCCTATATCGTAACGCCATGA
- the pdxA gene encoding 4-hydroxythreonine-4-phosphate dehydrogenase PdxA, protein MAEVHPPLALTMGDPAGIGPEITAGAWQAMRTGPARFAVIGDAGLIGRHGVPVREIGTIGETPEVFAHAVPVLPVALATTVLPGQPDSRNADAITTSIARAVELARNGQAGAVVTNPISKIVLKKAGFAYPGHTEYLAALCNVPGREVMMLACPELRVVPVTIHVSLRRALDELTTDGIIAATRTTHAALVRDFGIAAPRIAMAGLNPHAGESGSMGTEEQTIIMPAMETLRAEGMDITGPWPPDTMFTPPARARYDVAMCMYHDQALIPLKTIDMTQGVNTTLGLPIIRTSPDHGTAFDIAGRGVADPASLVAALHMAARMAEHRNPT, encoded by the coding sequence ATGGCTGAGGTCCACCCTCCCCTCGCCCTGACCATGGGCGACCCGGCGGGGATCGGGCCGGAAATCACGGCAGGCGCGTGGCAGGCCATGCGGACGGGCCCGGCCCGCTTTGCCGTGATTGGCGACGCGGGCCTGATCGGCCGCCACGGCGTGCCGGTGCGCGAGATCGGGACCATCGGGGAGACACCGGAGGTGTTTGCCCACGCGGTGCCCGTGCTGCCGGTTGCCCTTGCCACCACCGTGCTGCCTGGCCAGCCAGACAGCCGCAATGCGGACGCCATCACCACATCCATCGCACGCGCGGTGGAACTGGCCCGCAACGGACAGGCTGGCGCGGTGGTGACCAACCCGATCAGCAAGATCGTGCTGAAGAAGGCGGGCTTCGCCTATCCCGGCCATACCGAATACCTTGCCGCATTGTGCAACGTGCCGGGGCGCGAGGTGATGATGCTGGCCTGCCCGGAACTGCGCGTGGTGCCCGTTACCATCCATGTCAGCCTGCGCCGTGCGCTGGATGAACTGACCACCGATGGCATCATTGCCGCCACCCGCACCACCCATGCGGCGCTGGTCCGCGATTTCGGCATTGCGGCCCCCCGCATCGCCATGGCCGGGCTGAACCCGCATGCGGGCGAGAGCGGCAGCATGGGGACGGAAGAACAGACCATCATCATGCCCGCCATGGAAACCCTGCGTGCCGAGGGCATGGACATTACCGGCCCATGGCCGCCGGACACCATGTTCACGCCCCCCGCGCGGGCACGCTACGACGTGGCGATGTGCATGTACCATGACCAGGCGCTGATCCCGCTCAAGACCATCGACATGACACAGGGGGTCAACACCACGCTGGGGCTGCCGATCATCCGTACATCGCCCGATCACGGCACCGCCTTTGACATAGCCGGACGCGGCGTGGCCGATCCCGCCAGCCTTGTCGCCGCCCTGCACATGGCAGCCCGGATGGCCGAACACAGGAACCCGACATGA
- a CDS encoding phosphoribosylanthranilate isomerase: protein MTVRVKICGLRDRAGLDAACAAGADWVGFVFFARSPRHVTPEGAGSLARTMLPAGPRRIGLFVRPTDDEIRHVLDHVPLDGLQVYGDAVRATTIRARFGLPVWQAVGVASPADLPHGCAVDGLVVESCPPAGAERPGGNARSFDWTLTARWQAPVPWLLAGGLTPDNVQRAIRQSGARAVDVSSGVETAPGIKSASLIRQFVQAARSGA, encoded by the coding sequence ATGACGGTGCGGGTCAAGATATGCGGCCTGCGGGACCGCGCGGGGCTGGATGCCGCCTGTGCCGCCGGGGCGGACTGGGTGGGGTTCGTGTTTTTTGCCCGTTCACCGCGTCATGTCACGCCGGAGGGCGCTGGCAGTCTGGCGCGTACCATGCTCCCCGCCGGGCCACGGCGCATCGGTCTGTTTGTCCGGCCCACGGATGACGAGATCCGGCATGTCCTGGACCACGTGCCCCTTGATGGCCTGCAGGTTTATGGTGATGCGGTGCGTGCCACGACCATCCGGGCGCGTTTTGGCCTGCCGGTGTGGCAGGCCGTGGGCGTGGCCAGCCCGGCCGACCTGCCGCATGGCTGCGCGGTGGACGGGCTGGTTGTCGAATCATGCCCCCCCGCCGGGGCTGAGCGGCCGGGCGGCAACGCCCGCAGTTTTGACTGGACCCTGACGGCACGGTGGCAGGCACCTGTACCATGGCTGCTGGCCGGGGGGCTGACCCCTGATAACGTCCAGCGCGCCATACGGCAGAGCGGGGCGCGCGCCGTCGATGTCTCATCGGGCGTGGAAACCGCCCCGGGCATCAAGTCCGCGTCACTGATCCGCCAGTTCGTGCAGGCGGCCCGCAGCGGGGCCTAA